The Mugil cephalus isolate CIBA_MC_2020 chromosome 19, CIBA_Mcephalus_1.1, whole genome shotgun sequence genome has a window encoding:
- the LOC124996878 gene encoding leucine-rich repeat transmembrane neuronal protein 4 isoform X2 produces MGSALRRRWLVVQLLMQVWLAANPSLSERPCPKSCRCDGKIVYCESSAFRDVPKNLSGGCEGLSLRYNSLASLRAGQFVGLNHLIWLYLDHNYIASVDGMAFQGVRRLKELILSSNKITSLHNTTFHPVPNLRNLDLSYNKLQALQPGQFQGLRKLLSLHIRSNSLKTIPMRLFQDCRNLEFLDLGYNRLRSITRNAFSGLVKLTELHLEHNQFSKINFSHFPRLYNLRALYLQWNRIRSMSQGLTWTWASIQKLDLSGNELTEVDAVVYQCLPNLQTLNLDSNKLTNVSQEVVDAWISLTMISLAGNVWDCGPAICPLVAWLRNFRGAKETTMICASPKKAQGEKVMDAIEAFGVCQSNPATTLTVSIPPNPSSIPVQTERHPAILASPTGSGKRGEGPLRGPTSLAVTPPVALPPEPDLEPVSFHKIVAGSVALFLSVAMILLVIYVSWKRYPSSVKQLQEHSAAARKRRKKARETERTLSSPLQEYYVDYKPTNSEAMDVLVNGTGPCTYTISGSRECEV; encoded by the coding sequence GCTCTGCTCTGCGGCGTCGCTGGCTAGTGGTCCAACTCCTGATGCAGGTGTGGCTGGCGGCAAATCCATCTCTGAGTGAGCGCCCATGCCCCAAGAGTTGTCGCTGTGATGGAAAGATTGTGTACTGTGAGTCGAGCGCCTTTCGTGATGTCCCGAAGAACCTCTCAGGAGGCTGTGAGGGCTTGTCCTTACGGTACAACAGCCTTGCCAGTCTTCGTGCAGGCCAGTTTGTGGGGCTAAACCACCTCATCTGGCTCTACTTGGACCATAATTACATTGCCTCCGTAGATGGAATGGCCTTCCAGGGGGTCCGCAGGCTTAAAGAACTGATCCTGAGTTCCAACAAGATCACATCACTCCACAACACCACATTCCACCCAGTCCCAAATTTGCGTAATCTCGACCTGTCGTACAATAAACTGCAAGCCTTGCAGCCTGGGCAATTCCAGGGCCTACGGAAGCTTCTCAGCCTGCACATACGGTCAAACTCTCTAAAAACTATCCCTATGCGCCTGTTCCAAGATTGCAGAAATCTTGAGTTTCTTGATCTAGGTTATAATCGTCTGCGCAGCATCACTCGGAATGCATTTTCAGGCCTTGTCAAACTCACTGAGCTGCATCTGGAGCATAACCAGTTCTCAAAGATCAATTTCTCCCACTTTCCTCGCCTCTACAATCTGCGGGCTCTTTACCTTCAGTGGAATCGCATTCGCTCAATGAGCCAGGGCCTGACATGGACCTGGGCCTCCATCCAGAAACTGGATCTGTCAGGGAATGAACTGACAGAAGTAGATGCTGTAGTTTACCAATGCTTACCCAACCTGCAGACCCTCAACCTGGACTCCAACAAGCTGACCAACGTTTCCCAGGAGGTGGTTGATGCCTGGATCTCTTTGACTATGATTAGCTTAGCTGGGAATGTATGGGACTGTGGCCCTGCCATCTGTCCTCTAGTGGCCTGGCTGAGAAACTTTAGAGGGGCGAAGGAGACCACCATGATTTGTGCCTCCCCCAAGAAAGCCCAGGGTGAGAAAGTTATGGATGCTATTGAAGCTTTTGGTGTTTGTCAGTCAAACCCAGCGACAACACTTACAGTGAGTATTCCTCCAAACCCATCCAGTATCCCCGTGCAGACTGAGCGTCACCCAGCCATTCTGGCTTCTCCTACTGGTTCGGGAAAGAGAGGCGAGGGACCTCTTAGGGGTCCCACGTCATTAGCGGTTACCCCACCTGTGGCACTTCCCCCAGAACCAGACTTGGAGCCTGTCTCTTTCCATAAGATTGTGGCTGGAAGTGTTgccctttttctgtctgttgctATGATCCTGTTGGTAATCTACGTATCTTGGAAGCGCTATCCTAGCAGTGTCAAGCAGTTGCAGGAGCATTCAGCAGCAGCCCGTAAACGTCGCAAGAAAGCTAGAGAGACGGAGCGCACCCTGAGCTCTCCCCTGCAGGAGTACTATGTGGACTACAAGCCCACCAATTCTGAGGCCATGGATGTGCTTGTCAACGGGACCGGACCCTGCACGTATACCATCTCAGGCTCCAGAGAATGCGAGGTATGA